The sequence AGCCCAGAAGCCAATATAAATGCCCAGAGGAGTGTGCAGTGTCATGAAAGTTTTATGCCTGAAGAAACCAATGGAAACTTGAACAACCATATTTGTCATATTTGCACCCCAGGAGAATCAACAAGCCAGTGGTCCATCTCTGTAGTATCACACCATAAGATCCACCTCACCTTCCTCTGTTTCCTGCAAAAACAGCAATCCAACACAAGGGCAGAAACAGAGACGAGGGTGGGGCAGTGCCCGGGACAGGCAGCAGGGAAGTGTCACTGACACTGTCCTCAGTCATCAGTCGGTGCAATGAAACTAGCTGCTGCCTGCCTCCTGATGGCTGCCTGCACAATGCCGGCCTAAACGTTGTCACCGATGAGAAGAGTGATATCAGGGGAGCAGCTGTCTACGAAGGAAACCGTGACCGCTGTGTCTATAACACTGCTCTGTACACTACGAAGTGTTACTGACCCTGCATCTCATCAACGTGCGTGGATATTTACTGAAAAACGTGAAACAAATTAGGTGACCTGACactgaatttcattttgttgtgattttcGCAGTTCTCAAAGCGGTTATCTTTTCCTACCGCCATCCATCACGTTGTTAATTACCAACCAGGACAGATTCCATCTGTTCTCTTCTTTACCAGACGTTTTGAAGACGCTGTCCGGACACACACACCTTAGTTTAGGTGAAACCTCACAGTAAAGTCGCTTCTTCATCTTTATAGCGCTCCCGTCCGCGACGAGCTAGCTCCGGCTAACCAGCTAGCATCACCACTCCCTAGTTGCTTACCCTTTGCAGCCCGTCGAACTCATAATATGTCTTAAATCGGTTCTATCTGAATACACTGTCGTACTCGGGGCTCATACAACTGTAATATTAGTtagtgaaaaagaaacaaacgCCAACACTTACCGAGAGCCTGGACTGACGGCTAGCTCAGCCCCTTTAAATCCAAAATGTCTCCGGCGCAGCAAAATTCTCCCAGCAGCCTTTGCGACTGACTTGATGTGTAGTGACGTCATAATTTTGTTTTCGCCCCCTTTTCAcaaatatctatctatctgtctatctgtctgtctatctatctatctgtctgcctatctatctatctatctatctatctatctatctatctatctatctatgtctgtctgtctgtctgtctgtctatctatctgtctgtctatctgtctatctatctatctatctatctatctatctatctatctatctatctatctatctatctatctatctgtctgtctgtctgtctatctatctatctgtctgtctatctatctatctgtctatctgtctgtctatctatctatctgtctgtctgtctatctatctatctatctgtctgtctgtctatctatctatctatctatctatctatctatctatctatctgtctgtctgtctgtctatctatctatctatctgtctgtctgtctgtctgtctgtctgtctatctatctatctatctatctatctatctatctatctatctatctatctgtctgtctgtctatctatctatctgtctgtctgtctgtctgtctgtctatctatctgtctgtctgtctgtctgtctgtctgtctgtctatctgtctgtctgtctgtctgtctgtctgtctgtctgtctgtctgtctatctgtctgtctgtctgtctgtctatctatctatctatctatctgtctgtctgtctatctatctatctatctgtctgtctgtctgtctatctatctgtctgtctgtctgtctgtctgtctgtctgtctgtctgtctgtctgtctatctatctatctatctatctgtctatctatctgtctgtctgtctatctatctgtctgtctgtctatctatctatctgtctgtctgtctgtctgtctgtctgtctatctgtctgtctgtctgtctgtctgtctgtctgtctgtctgtctgtctatctatctatctatctatctatctatctgtctgtctatcctAATATTCTGTTTGGATAATGGAAGTGTACTATGCATACGCGTGTATTAGATTCATTTGTAACTCTTCAAATACATGCTGTACACTACAGTAACTCATAAACTCTGCCACAGATCAAATGTAATGTGtggtgacatctggtggccaACCGGTGTCACTCACAGATACCAGGTCAATGTCCACACTGTTTTCTGCAAACAATGAGCCCTTCTCTGAATAAAGCAGTACCCTGCACCTCCATGATTAATATCTGTCAATGTGACAAGGGCAAACGACTACATGAAACAtataaaagacaaatgtgtaGGATAGGTCCGCGCAGTAAGGCGCCACCTACAGgtcaacatgaaaacatctcCATCTACGTCATCGCAGCGCGACGTAGCGTGCAGTGCAGTGAAGGACGCGGATTAGACGCTCGGCATGAAGTGAaggtttgttttatgtttgtattgtaGATGTTCCGGTTAGTAACGTTACGTTAATGTGGGGCTGGTTATTGAGCAGAAAGACTCTCACTTGCtaactcacttttttttttaattagttacTGTGACGttcagaaatacaaacataGATCAGCAGAAGTGTAGCAGGGGCTGTGGTTGTGATGTCCTACGATGATCTGAATTTCTCTCCAGCTCCGTCAGCAGTACGTTGTGATGGCGGTGTCGTGTCTGACTCGAGCCCTGCGCTCCCTGACCGTCTCCCGGCCCGTCCTGGTCTCCTCTCAGGTCAGCATCCCATCCCGACAGCCTTGGGAAGTGAATCACCACGACTGCCCGTACAAgctgtgctgcttttctctgttgaCAGGTGCTTGCACAGACTGAGCAGGGAGCCCAGGGGTCCGGGGCAGTGGCTCAGTGCAGAGGCCTCCTCACCACAGCCTCTCTGGAGCAGAACAGGACGTTTTGGAAGCAGATGGAGAAATACACCGTCAGGCCCATAGGCatgaaaaagacaggaggccGAGACCACTCAGGTAAGCAGGGAGGGCAGTGTGGGAGAAGAGGATCAGCAGTTGTGTATTTTCAAGCAACACTGGAGACATAAGACATAAGTGATGTGATGTGAACAGAGTAAAACAGCAAATCTTCCCTTTGACCTCtttttattagtgtgaatgaGTGTTTACCATGTGGCACAGACTGAATCAGTCTGTAAGCTGTCAGTGTTACTCTAGCCCAGGTTAGGTTAGTCTAAGTAAACAGCTTTGGATGTTAACTGGTGTCAGATTGTGGTCAGCGCTCGTCTTTACAAAGGAACAACTAAATAAAAgtggaatttttaaaaaatcccaaAAGTAATCAAGaccattttaaagcaaaaatgcaaGATGTTACAAAGATCTAGCTTTGTAGTAGTGAGAGTTTACTTTGTATTATATGAAAGAAATGTCTTATAATACCATAAgacatatattttgttttaaaccatTTCACAGTTTAGAGATCAGATGATGAATTGAACAATtggaaaaaatcataatatcataataattgataatgaaaataatagttttGTACAGCACTGGTTTTAAATATGAAATCAAGGACCTGTTTGATGGTTGTTGTATGACTATCTTCTACATATAATTTCATCCAACAGAAGTCATGCTTAGCCTTGGGCCACGTGCTGGTTATCCTGACCACAGCTGAGTGAAAAGAGCTGCTCATTGCTTTCTTTGTCATACAGGAAAGATACGGACGCATGGCATCGGGGGTGGCCACAAACAAAGATACCGATGGGTAGACTTCCAGCGACTACGCTATGAATCAAACAAAGAGGGCCAGCCCTTTGAAGAGAAGGTTGTACTAGTGAGATACGACCCCTGCAGGTGAAGACTTCgattgatgtgtgtgtatgtaccaAAAACCCTGAACCTTCCAGCTGGTCTTcataatgtgtgttttctctgcaggtcTGCTGACATTGCCCTGGTGGCAGGAGGAAACCGTAAAAGATGGATTATTGCGACAGAGAACATGCAGGCTGGAGACATCATTAAAACATCTGGAGTTATTGGACGCATGGCAGGTATGGGATACGCTTAAAGCCGCCTTGAATCTGAGTGACTTCTGTGTTTAAAATTcaattttgtacttttgttgTACTGTGCAGTTTTGGCCAATGAAGGTGATGCCCACCCACTGGGAGCGCTTCCTGTGGGGACACTGGTGAACAACCTAGAAATACAGCCAGGGAAAGGCTCACAGTACATTCGTGCTGCAGGTAACCTATTGTATTACATGGGTTTGCACTtcttaatgttaaaaaaagatACAGTTGTAACATATGATGT is a genomic window of Mastacembelus armatus chromosome 15, fMasArm1.2, whole genome shotgun sequence containing:
- the mrpl2 gene encoding large ribosomal subunit protein uL2m codes for the protein MAVSCLTRALRSLTVSRPVLVSSQVLAQTEQGAQGSGAVAQCRGLLTTASLEQNRTFWKQMEKYTVRPIGMKKTGGRDHSGKIRTHGIGGGHKQRYRWVDFQRLRYESNKEGQPFEEKVVLVRYDPCRSADIALVAGGNRKRWIIATENMQAGDIIKTSGVIGRMAVLANEGDAHPLGALPVGTLVNNLEIQPGKGSQYIRAAGTSGILLRKVNGTAIVQLPSKQQVQVLETCIVTVGRISNIDHNKRIIGKAGRNRWLGIRPSSGLWKRKGGWAGRKIKPLPPMKSYINLPAIAAQ